One Mus pahari chromosome 21, PAHARI_EIJ_v1.1, whole genome shotgun sequence genomic window, AGTTCTCTAACGTAGAGCGAGCGACCCCTGGAGGTCGAAACAGGTAACTGCCTTCGACGGGAGCGGAGTGTAAGGAAATGCGCAACCCAGTGAGCCGCTCTCTGGCATTGCTTCAGGGGGAGGCGGGTCATAATTTGTTTCTCGGCTTTTtgacattaaaaacagaaaagagaaaaatgcgAGGCTATCACTCTCGTGGTTTCACAGGATTTCGCAGTTACATTCCTTTCAAGGGGAAGGTCACTGTGACAGTCCCTTACAGCGTTTCTCAGAGCAAACCAAATACACCCCCATCCAAGAAACGCACGGTTTTGAAGCAAAGTGTCCGTCAAGGAAGGAACGAtgttttctggcttctggctctgAAGCCTCTGAAGCCACCTCGCATCCCGCCAGCGTCCGGTCTCAGCCTGCTGGTGATTGCAGGAACTTTCTCACACTTTCGTGTTTGATGAGGACGTAAGGTTGTATTCCCAGTGAGAGTTAATGACAAGACATCCTCCTAACTCAGCAGCAGGGCCAAAGGAAAGGTCCGCTTCTCTTCCCAGAACGAAACTCAAGAAACCAGGCCCGTTTCAGGATGGAGTGAGCTGGTCGCCACAAAGATAGAGGCTCTGTGACGTCTGAAGAGACCCCTCCCCGCTCCCCAACAGTCACACTCGGCTGGGAGTGTGACAGAGTGCTTGCTCAGTAGATGGGTTTGTTCCTCCAGCACCGCACATGTACATAATACATACAGCAATTTATTTCCAGCTTTGCAATCTGTATGGGCTAAAACAACatccagatattttattttattattcattttgagACTGGGTCACATCAGGTTGCTCAGAATGGCATCAAACTCACTAGAAGCCTCCCGCGTTTCCATGATGGATATTGATGGATACTACCATGGGCTCCACTTTTGGTGATGACTGAGGTCACTAAGTTCAAACACTTCTTTCTATGGATCATTTTTGCCTGTTGTCCCAGCAGGATTATAAACCATCCACCATTTAACCTTCTACCCACTTATCTATTGATATCctaccattttttttctcagtttagtCGAGCATTCCATTTGTGAAGGGGTATTACCCCCGCTGTCATATTTattaagaaacattttctaattCATGATTCTTTATAGATGGAACTTCTCATCATAGTTGGGGGACACCCAAAGCCACCGAATGTTAGACCATTCGGTATGATCTCTCGTCTTATCGGGTTTACATTTAAGGACTTATTTTATGAAATCCAGTTGCATTCTGGACTTATTCTCCCAGTAAGAAAAATGACTGGATGAACAAAATCTGTTAACAGTGCTGGGAAGAAGCTGGGCCCAACCTTAAAATAGCACGGTCCATCCACAGTGCCTCGGGACTACCGAGGAATGTTTTCTttgcaataaaaaaagaaaacactccaTTTCAGAAGTCTCAGAAGCAGCATTTCCAATGAGCTGCTCAGCAAAGAGCCGAGGAATAAAGGAATGGTGTGGTATTAGCTGTATGTCGAGACAGCTGAGGGGGAACACGGGTCTGCTTTGTCCACATTTTGtaagaaaaatgcattttgcGTTGTTCCTAGGCATGCAAGCAGCTCATATTTAAGCAAAAGggagaaggagtggggagggacgAAAGATAAGAAGCTAGGgctgggccaggcgtggtggtgcacgcctttaatcccagcaatcgggaggcagaggcaggcggatttctgagttcgaggccagcctggtctacaaagtgagttccaggacagccagggctacacagagaaaccttgtctcaaaaaaccaaacccaaacaaacaaacaaacaaaagaagctaGGGCTGCTGAAACATGCCTGCAAAACCAgctctcaggagcctgaggcaggggcattgAGAGTTGGAGGGCAGGCTGaaatacatagtaagaccttgtctcaagaaaaccaaggatagaagaaaaccagagagggagggagagggtgggggagtgtaggaggggagaggaaaggaaggcagggagaaagtgaAAAATGCTCATGCCCAAGCCAACCTTCTCTCAGCCTTGTTGAGGCCCCCTCCAATTCTTACAGGATGACATCTTTAAAGGACTCGTGGGATGTCCCATTCCTCTCTCAACTGGTCCCGTGATGAGTTCTCAAGGTGTGGTAGCGAAGATGCTTTGTAAGGTAGCTTGGATGTCCCTTATATGGGCTAAGATGTTTCCCTCTCACGCATCCAGAGCGCAGGATAGAGGAGGCCAGTGGAGAGGAACTTGGGCAGCATTGACAACCACCATATACACAGTTGACAGTACCTCTCAAAGACCACCCTGGGTATTATGGTCTCAAGGACGGATTTAAAGGCCGACGCCTTAGGTCACAGCCTGGTTCAGCACCACCCATATCCTAGAACCTTTCTAGCCTCTTGTCTGTGACAGTAGATTAACAACAGTGGCTCATAAAAGGTTGACAGGAAGACGAAGTGCGACGGTGTTTGGGACAGGTAGAGCCTagtgctggggagacaggatCAGGCCAGGGCCAGGTCTCTGAGCTAGAGTCCTAGCCTAGCACACATGAGGTCCAAGATCCAACCCCCAGTACTGGAAAAAGCACTAGCTCCCATCAAGTTCTCAGTGGCCAAGCGTGTCACGTGCACAGTGTGCCTTATTGTCATTTATTTCCAGGAAGAATGAAGGACTTTAATCATAGCGAGCCACCAGGTGGGAACATAGAGAAGTGGTTTTGTAATAGTGTTATATTCCCATAGAGGATAACATCAGGCATCCTTCCTTGGCGATGTCCTAGCTGAAGGTCATGAAGGCAGGGAGAACTGTGCCACATTCTCCCTCGAGGCCACCACTGCCTTTTCCTCGAAGACTTTCTGCAGTGCTTCTTTTAGGGACTtcctattcctcttcctcctcaggctgCCTACCACAAAGTAGACAATCGGGTTGACGCTGCAGTTTATAGTGGACAGCATGTTCAGGTAGGGGAGGGAGTCCCATACAGAATTATCAAGGGAACTGGAATAGTAACCGATGATAAGCAGAACCTTCATGGGCATGGCGAAGACAAGAAACAGGATGACTGTGCTCATGATGATCACATAGAGTCTGGTCGGCTGACGTGGCTTCAGGCTACAGCAGACTTGGATGAAGAGGATCAAGTTCGAGAAGACCATGAGAGGAACGAAGACCAGGAAAGTCAAGATACAGGAGAATATGTACACGTATCGGCATTCTGGGAATCGGGGCTTCACTTCCAGAATGCAGAAGAAGTTTTCCAAACCAGACACGAGAACAGAGAGGGCCCACAGCAGCATACAGGCCACGGCGGACTGGTGTTTCGGGCGTTGGCACTGGTACCAGATTGGGTAAAGCACGGAGAGGCACCGCTCCACACTGATGGCCGTGAGGAGGTGCAGACCCGTGTTGTAGCCAAAGATCATGAAGAGGATGGCGCAGTTCACTAAGGTCCTATTGTAGATGTGGAAAGTGTTCACTAGCTGCATGATGGACGAACAGAGGAGGACCATGAAGTCCGCAACGGCGAGATGGAGGATGTAGATGGTGAACGGCTTCCTCTTGATACAGAAGATTAGGAACCATATCAAAAGGCCATTCCCAGCCAGTCCCAGTGAACAAATGGCCAGGGAGACTAAGAAGTAAGTGTGGTCATCCACAGGCTCTGAAGACCAGGTGGTTTCATTTGGGGTTTCGTTTCTGGTGGCTTGTGTGGATTCCAGAGGATACAATGTTGCCAATGGCTCCATTCCAGGGAGATCGTTTTCTCTGTGGCCTCCTGTGATCAGAAAGGGAAGGTGGTGACAGGTGTCATCTGTTCTGCACCTCAAAATGGTTTTGTATTACTGGGGAGGCTCTCTCCCATGCTGAGGAATGAGGGAAGCCAGAGTCTCCCGCCTACCTCCTCATCTTCATGCCCTACAGggctcattcccccccccccccccccccccccccccaccgccacGAAACCCGGCCCGCACCCCGCCTCGCCTCTCCTcggcgcccccccccccgtcagcTCTCCACCCAGCCATTGCTACTGAAATGTCCATATCCCCTCTACCGACACTAGGGCTGACTCCCGGCCTCAGTCCCAGTCACTGGCACCTATAGCAGTTCTTCTTTGTTCATGGCTCTCCGGGAAAGCTCTCTGTGTTTCTTACGTCTAAGATTTCTTACCAGAACGATTAGGAACAGGAGTTTTAAAGTGATACATGGCAATACATTGAAATGATTTAAACTGTGGCTGGGGAACACAGCTCAGAAAACTGTGCAGCATGAGGATCCGAGTCTGGATCCCCAGGCTTCCCAAAGGagatccaggcatggtagcatggatctataaccccagcacaaGGGAGTGGAGCAACAAAGATTCCAGGGATTCAGCggctagccagtctagctggAACATCAAACTCCTGATGCACTGAGAGCCCCCCATGTCTCAAACAATAAGgagggcaggctggagagatggctcagtggttaagagcactgactgctcttccagaggtcctgagttcaagtcccagcaaccacatggtgggcttacaaccatctgtaatggaatctgatgccctcttctggtgagtctgaagacggatacagtactcacatatataaaaataaatgatttaaaaaaaaaaatccgggggggggggactggagagatggctcagcgggtaagagcactgactgctcttctgaaggtactgagttcaaaccccagcaaccacatggtggctcacaaccatctgtaatgagatctgacgccctcttctggtgtgtcaggagacagatacagtgtacttatttataataataaataaatctttgggctggagtggaGCTGGCTGGATTGAGCGAGGTTCtacaaaattcaattcccaacaaccacatgaaggttcacaaccatctgtacagctacagtgtactcatgtacatgaagtcaatcagtcaatcaacaatcaatcaataaataacttaaaaaatcaGTTATGTTATATGTGTtaatatgtttttgttgttgttgttgttgttgttgattttgtttttcaagatagggtttctctgtgtagctctggctg contains:
- the LOC110337881 gene encoding mas-related G-protein coupled receptor member H, with translation MEPLATLYPLESTQATRNETPNETTWSSEPVDDHTYFLVSLAICSLGLAGNGLLIWFLIFCIKRKPFTIYILHLAVADFMVLLCSSIMQLVNTFHIYNRTLVNCAILFMIFGYNTGLHLLTAISVERCLSVLYPIWYQCQRPKHQSAVACMLLWALSVLVSGLENFFCILEVKPRFPECRYVYIFSCILTFLVFVPLMVFSNLILFIQVCCSLKPRQPTRLYVIIMSTVILFLVFAMPMKVLLIIGYYSSSLDNSVWDSLPYLNMLSTINCSVNPIVYFVVGSLRRKRNRKSLKEALQKVFEEKAVVASRENVAQFSLPS